From a region of the Haematobia irritans isolate KBUSLIRL chromosome 4, ASM5000362v1, whole genome shotgun sequence genome:
- the LOC142234462 gene encoding uncharacterized protein LOC142234462, translating to MSLIPFILDLADELHEFSRCLANGIDINDFGFGLYTGSSEQQPQQHQTQQQSSPQQQSPRRNRTSSFSSFWLPSKRHHPYSRIKSACCGKAGGEEGGNSVPSSPEKDVTTTTTNTPAKPASYSVVNKNGFQVSMNVKQFAPNELSVKTIDNCIVVEGRHDDKEDGHGVISRHFVRKYMLPKGYDPKDVLSTLSSDGILTVKAPPPPPPSAKNDESNERIVEIQPTPGPTQMVQVVVSAKDGTQPQKEATRKLSSPAARDECQLPEKRQKLDIAQEQQQEGEETTTDTLPPQKPTTQAPTIPAAETSVSTVQVVADAAAASANSLVGNENAEKKTAESLDDKTPQQEEEVHEDITDVETNANDEGIKAENHLEMKENMETDETDKTVEEEEASQLLSETNGEEGEGDCINNSSGETTEPVIEDYTASAPEADDVPVEAEVSERVTEEKSSNSTEKMEVDGEHDDVAETDEVGKIAESQDVAMLAGDDVDGEGEKLGEDKPTNDSEINNSTETSNNTATEETNAANTTGENPADPVAESNNTGNNKTTDDAESANDKVDDNDTETAVLPTETTKTTTTTTKKTSDIDDVALLKAAVTADSAEISAAEENALLSETIDSIKNTESPSAGVEKVECTLFAKNHLGNGNSAALVAKEEVAN from the coding sequence ATGTCTCTAATACCGTTCATATTAGATTTGGCCGATGAGCTACACGAGTTCAGCCGTTGCTTGGCCAATGGGATCGATATCAACGACTTCGGTTTCGGTCTCTATACTGGTTCCTCCGAGCAGCAGCCACAACAACACCAGACGCAACAACAATCGTCACCTCAGCAACAAAGTCCTAGACGTAACCGGACATCGTCATTTTCATCATTTTGGTTGCCATCAAAACGTCATCATCCCTACAGTAGAATCAAAAGTGCCTGCTGTGGCAAAGCGGGTGGGGAGGAAGGTGGAAATAGTGTCCCAAGCAGTCCTGAGAAGGATGTAACCACCACCACCACGAATACACCGGCTAAGCCAGCTTCCTATTCGGTGGTCAATAAAAATGGCTTCCAGGTTAGCATGAATGTGAAACAATTCGCTCCGAATGAGTTGTCTGTGAAAACAATCGATAATTGCATCGTGGTCGAGGGCCGCCACGACGACAAGGAAGATGGTCATGGGGTCATTTCGAGACATTTTGTACGCAAGTACATGCTACCAAAGGGATACGATCCAAAGGATGTGCTATCGACTTTGTCTTCGGATGGCATCCTAACAGTAAAGGCTCCGCCACCTCCTCCGCCTAGTGCTAAAAATGACGAGTCAAATGAACGAATTGTGGAAATCCAGCCGACACCTGGACCAACCCAAATGGTGCAAGTGGTGGTGTCTGCAAAGGATGGAACCCAACCCCAGAAAGAGGCAACAAGAAAACTATCATCTCCAGCGGCTCGCGATGAGTGCCAGTTGCCAGAAAAGAGACAAAAACTCGACATAGCCCAGGAACAACAACAGGAAGGAGAAGAGACGACCACAGACACATTACCACCACAGAAGCCAACAACACAAGCACCAACAATACCGGCAGCAGAAACATCAGTCTCAACAGTTCAGGTTGTAGCTGATGCTGCTGCTGCATCTGCTAACTCGTTGGTCGGCAATGAAAATGCCGAAAAGAAAACAGCTGAAAGTTTAGATGACAAGACTCCGCAACAGGAGGAGGAAGTGCATGAAGACATTACTGATGTAGAGACAAATGCCAACGACGAAGGCATTAAAGCCGAAAATCATCTGGAAATGAAAGAGAATATGGAAACCGATGAGACTGATAAAACTGTGGAGGAAGAAGAAGCCAGCCAACTATTGTCAGAAACCAATGGCGAAGAGGGTGAAGGTGACTGCATTAATAATTCAAGTGGAGAGACAACTGAACCGGTTATCGAAGACTACACAGCTTCTGCACCAGAAGCCGATGATGTTCCTGTTGAAGCGGAGGTGAGCGAGAGAGTAACCGAAGAGAAATCCTCAAATTCAACTGAAAAGATGGAAGTGGATGGCGAGCACGATGATGTGGCAGAAACAGATGAAGTTGGTAAAATTGCAGAGAGTCAAGACGTGGCTATGCTAGCTGGCGATGATGTTGATGGTGAAGGTGAAAAACTTGGTGAGGATAAGCCAACAAATGATAGCGAAATCAACAATTCAACAGAAACCTCAAATAACACCGCTACAGAAGAAACTAATGCTGCCAATACAACCGGCGAAAATCCAGCTGATCCAGTGGCAGAGTCCAATAATACCGGCAACAACAAAACGACAGATGATGCTGAATCTGCCAACGACAAAGTCGACGACAATGATACAGAAACAGCTGTCTTGCCAACTGAAACGACAAAAACAACCACCACTACCACTAAAAAGACCTCTGACATCGATGACGTCGCTCTACTCAAGGCTGCCGTAACAGCTGACTCTGCCGAAATCTCAGCTGCTGAAGAAAATGCTCTCCTCTCCGAAACCATCGATAGTATTAAAAACACGGAATCGCCTTCTGCTGGCGTCGAGAAGGTTGAGTGCACTCTTTTCGCCAAAAATCATTTGGGCAATGGTAATTCAGCTGCTCTGGTGGCCAAAGAAGAAGTTGCCAATTAA